From the Bacteroidales bacterium genome, one window contains:
- the trxA gene encoding thioredoxin → MAHEINDSNYEEMVMKSDKVVMLDFWAEWCGPCRMLTPIVEEMYAEFDGKAVIGKVNVDENPDVTAKLGIRNIPTIMFFKNGEMVDKVVGATAKANLVNKLNSLL, encoded by the coding sequence ATGGCACATGAAATTAATGACAGCAATTACGAAGAAATGGTAATGAAATCAGATAAAGTTGTAATGCTCGATTTCTGGGCCGAGTGGTGTGGCCCCTGCCGAATGCTCACCCCTATTGTGGAAGAAATGTATGCCGAATTTGATGGAAAAGCAGTTATTGGGAAAGTGAATGTAGATGAAAACCCTGATGTAACAGCAAAACTAGGAATACGTAATATACCAACCATTATGTTTTTCAAAAATGGAGAAATGGTTGATAAGGTAGTTGGGGCAACCGCAAAAGCCAATCTGGTAAATAAACTGAACAGCTTACTGTAA